From Hydra vulgaris chromosome 07, alternate assembly HydraT2T_AEP, a single genomic window includes:
- the LOC136082397 gene encoding uncharacterized protein LOC136082397: MKKENENMAKISKEDVKAAIDASPYPCIIHFDGKTLFELNKGKMLKRDRMAVLVSINGQTYLLGVPPLASSTGEDQFLGVMNLIKEYQLMSKTRGICFDTTSSNTGTNKGSVSRISQELDKYLLQIACRHHVTKLRMLHFWKLVTNEETSGPDNPLFKKLKNIFEEPNFNYNSVLLLRFDWNKVKSSFLEKAAMKSLTFCKAYVSKPGIIRDDRSELAELVVTYLSPITYKVRKTGAIHHARFLGKAIYYLKLRLLSNQLTFVQENDKLKIEIKLITEFIVCFYAKWYLQSEDVIKAPFLDITAINQMHLYKKVCTNPIAVDAVLESQYKHCWYLDSTMIPLALLDDELASEEKAKIASAILSFDMPSSDYYKPENKVKQDIKEIYKMNTKIGKKPPSLSALVDVFSYLIFDMIGFDKQRVQDWLSLPPNYWHTQSCFKSFQKYAETLIFVNDHSERSIGMMGQYIHRYSDETEKHNRLLTVDKVRSVFRSQEQKSGTISKIKFNDGLGVMRKKIKS; encoded by the coding sequence atgaaaaaagaaaatgaaaacatggcaaaaatttcaaaagaagaTGTTAAAGCAGCCATAGACGCATCTCCATATCCATGTATAATTCATTTTGATGGGAAGACCTTGTTTGAGCTAAATAAAGGAAAAATGTTAAAGAGGGATAGAATGGCTGTTTTAGTTAGCATTAATGGACAGACTTACCTACTTGGAGTACCTCCACTAGCGTCATCCACTGGTGAAGATCAGTTCTTAGGTGTAATGAACTTAATTAAGGAGTATCAACTTATGtcaaaaactagaggaatatgCTTTGATACAACATCATCCAACACTGGGACGAATAAAGGATCAGTTTCCAGAATATCTCAAGAACTGGATAAGTATCTCCTCCAAATAGCATGTAGGCATCATGTGACTAAATTAAGAATGCTTCACTTTTGGAAATTAGTGACCAATGAAGAAACTAGTGGACCTGATAATCCTCTTTtcaaaaagcttaaaaatatttttgaagaacctAATTTTAACTATAATTCAGTTCTACTGTTACGGTTTGATTGGAATAAGGTTAAAAGCAGTTTTTTAGAAAAGGCAGCTATGAAGTCATTAACATTTTGCAAAGCATACGTTAGTAAACCAGGTATTATAAGAGATGATAGAAGTGAGCTTGCAGAATTAGTTGTCACGTATTTATCTCCTATAACatataaagtaagaaaaacTGGTGCTATTCATCATGCAAGATTTTTAGGAAAAgcaatttattatctaaagcTTCGGCTTTTATCCAATCAACTTACATTTGTTCAGGAaaatgataaactaaaaattgaaattaagcTTATTACAGAATTTATTGTTTGCTTTTATGCAAAATGGTATCTACAATCTGAGGATGTCATCAAAGCTCCTTTTCTTGACATTACAGCGATAAATCAAATGCATCTGTACAAGAAGGTATGTACAAACCCAATAGCTGTCGATGCTGTATTAGAGTCTCAGTATAAACACTGTTGGTATTTGGATTCAACAATGATACCTTTAGCTTTGCTAGATGATGAGTTAGCATCAGAGGAGAAGGCAAAAATTGCATCAGCAATTCTGTCATTTGATATGCCTAGCTCTGACTATTATAAGCCTGAGAATAAAGTAAAGCAAGATATCaaggaaatttataaaatgaatacaAAAATAGGGAAAAAACCACCATCCTTGTCTGCCTTGGTTGATGTTTTTTCTTACCTGATTTTTGACATGATTGGGTTTGATAAGCAACGAGTTCAAGACTGGCTCTCACTTCCACCAAACTATTGGCATACTCAGTCATGcttcaaaagttttcaaaaatatgcggaaactttgatttttgtaaatgaccATTCAGAACGGTCAATAGGTATGATGGGGCAGTATATTCATAGATATTCTGATGAAACTGAAAAGCACAACAGATTGCTAACTGTGGACAAAGTTCGATCTGTATTCAGATCACAAGAACAAAAATCCGGTACAATTTCAAAGATTAAGTTTAATGATGGACTTGGTGTGATGCGAAAAAAGATAAAGAGTTAA